One genomic window of Verrucomicrobiia bacterium includes the following:
- a CDS encoding GTP-binding protein, which yields MSKQKFERTKPHVNVGTIGHVDHGKTTLTAAITMVLSRRGLAQIRTFDSIDN from the coding sequence ATGTCCAAGCAGAAGTTTGAGCGTACGAAGCCGCACGTGAACGTGGGGACGATCGGGCACGTGGATCACGGGAAGACGACCTTGACGGCGGCGATCACGATGGTTTTGAGCCGCCGGGGATTGGCGCAGATCCGGACGTTTGATTCCATCGATAAC